The nucleotide window GTCACCGCCGATGTCGGGGCGGAGGTTTATCGTCCCGTCGCTTAAGCCGCCAGCACCACCGACACCGCTCATTATGTGGCAGGGCTTACAGCCGACGCAGTAGCCGAGCTCGTACATTGGGCAGATCCTCTGCTCGACATCACCGCCTTCATCAATTATGAGAACCTTCAAGTTGCTCCTCTCGACGAGCTCATAGGCCGCGAAGAGACCGGCGGGACCAGCTCCTATTATCACGACATCAAACTTATCGTCCAGAACCATATTTCCCTTGCCAAAGTGAAGTTCATCGCGGTTTATAAAGTTTTTGGCAGATTTCAGTTAAAAAGTTCGCCATTAATTTGCGAAAACGATCATCCTTTTGGTAAGTTCCGCAGGGCCTTCAAGAACCTCTCGATGACGTCCTCCGGGGCGGGGCCATCAAGACCCACCAGCTTGGGCTGTTCACCTTCAATGAACCTCTCCAGAACATCCACGGCCCATGTCCAAGCCTCCGTGTAGTTGTTTATGGTAGGTGGTGTCTCATCAACCCTGTACCACTCCCCCGTCTTGGCGTCGTAAACGGCGAGGATGGGAGGAATGGTATCGCAGGGGCAATCCACGTAGACCAACTCTATGATGAAGTCACCGAACTGGAGGAAGCCATTTACCTTGAGCTCGCTGCGCCAGTCCATGTTCCCACCAATATTTATGAAAGAACTTTCACTTTTTAAACAAAATCCTCTAAAACACCGACAACAGAGGAGTTCCGGGTGGGGGTCATGATTGTCGCCGTCACGGACATCCACGGTAACGCCAGCATGGTCAAGAAGCTTGCCGACGAGTTGAGTGGCCTTGACTTCGAGATGATCCTAATCGCAGGTGACGTAACACACTTCGGGAACGGTGTGGAGGCCAAGAAAATCCTGGAGCCGCTCTTAGACCTTGGAAGGCCTGTTCTCGCCGTGATGGGTAACTGCGATGGGAGGGACGTTTCCGAAGCCCTTGAAGAGCTGGGAATAAGCGTCCACAATAGAAGGATTGAGATCAATGGAAAAGGAGTTGTAGGGTTTGGCGGCTCAAACATAACGCCCTTCTCGACGGTCTGGGAGTTTACGGAAGAGGAAATAAAGAGGGGCTTGGAGAAGAACTACAGGGCAGGGGACATCATCTTAACGCACGCACCTCCTCACGGCACCTCCCTCGACAGAACGGTCTCAGGCCTTCACGTTGGAAGTCAAGCCCTCAGGAAGTTCATAGAAGAAAGAAGGCCACCCCTCGTAGTCTGTGGCCACATCCACGAGGGAAGAGGAGTGGACGTCATCGGGGAAACCGTGGCAGTAAATCCCGGCCCCCTCTTCCGGGGTTATTACGCTCTCATAGAGAACAGGAAAGTGGAACTCAGGAGGCTTAGGTAGGCCTCACCATCTTAAGGAATATCTCCTCCAGGCTAGGCTCCCTTACCTGCATCATCAGAATCTTGGCACCCTGTGATACCACAAGGTCATGAACTGCCTCCCTGACGTCTTCGGGTGCAATAATCCTGTACCTGTTCGGTCCGACCTCTTCAACCTTCCATTCGACGCTCTCGAAGCTGACGGGCTTGTTCGTTTCTAACATTATGATGTATCCGGCCTCCCTCAGGAACTCCCTCTTTATGTTGTTAAGGGCATCTTCCCGAATCAGCCTGCCCTTTACTATGACGCCGACCGTGTCGCAAATCTCCTCCACGTGGGCCAGTATGTGCGAGGAAAAGAACACCGTCTTGCCGGCTTTCCTCTGCTCCCTTATTATCTCCTTGAACTCGGCGATTCCCGCCGGATCAAGGCCTGTCATTGGCTCATCAAGGATCAGAAGGTCTGGATCGTTTATCAAGGCTTGAGCAAGAAGAAGCCTCTGCCTCATGCCCTTTGAGAACTTGCCGACCTTTTTGTTCCTCACATTCCAGAGGTCCACAAGCTTCAAGAGTTCTTCAATCCTTTTCTCCCTCTCGGCCTTTGGGAGCCCAAAGGCCTCGCCAATCAACTCAAGAGTCTGGAACGGTGTTAGGAATTCCCAAAGAGTCGCATGCTCGGGCATGTAACCAATTCTCTTCTTGGCTTCAATAAGAGACCTCTCCCTGAACTTACCTCTGCTAAAAACCTCGGTACTAAACAGTTCAATCATGCCTTCTTGTGGACGTATCAGGCCCAGAACGCTTAATATCGTTGTGGTCTTCCCAGCTCCATTGGGTCCAAGGAATCCGTAGATCTTGCCTTCCCTGAGCTCTAAGTTCAGGCCGTCTAGAGCTTTAACGCTCCCATACCTCTTGACTAACCCCTCAATCTTTAGGATCGCCATTGATATCACCTCAGGTCAATCTTCCCAAACCTGAAGACTGCTAGGCCGAGATACACAAAGGTCATCGCCGCAAGTATTCCCAAATTGAGAATGTTCCTCGAGACTGAGTATGCAACACCCTGATAAGAGTATGTGATTGTGCATTCCTCTTTTATCACGGCCACGTAATACTCAGAACCCGTGAAGGTTTGTTCGGTGAACTCTCTCCCAGCGGACGTAGAACCGCCGCTGCAGTACCCTTCCCCCTTTGTGACGTTAACTTCTACCTTCACGGGGCCGCTCGAGTAGTCTGGGGTGCCGAGCTCAGTAGCCTTATAATACGTGACGTTCCTAACCACAACGTGTTCAAGCTTTGAAAGGTTGCCAAAAATTATGTTGAGCTGGGCATTAGGGTTGAAGAAAAGGAACTCCGTCTTGTACTCCCTCGAGAGTCTCTGACGTTCGGCTTCAAGTAACTTCATCTTCTCTTCGTAGGCTGTCCACTCCTCTTCCGTTATGTTACCGTTAAGCTGGGGCACCTCAATAGGCCCAAGCTTCTTCTCCACGACCTTCTCTGCATCTATATAAGCCTTATATTCAACGAGGGCCGGTGAGATGAGAGCCAGTAAAAAGAACAAGACAAGAGCCGCCCCCATAGCCCCGGAGGAGGACTTTATCATAGTCGAAAGCAGGTAACCTAGAGCAAGTAGCTGGATCATTGCAAGGAGGAGCACCAGGTTCATTAAAATTGTGTCTCTAAGGAGGGATGTCGTTAAGTCAATGCCAAGGTACTTTATCCCAAAAACCGCTACGAGGGATGAGAGCAATATTGCAAGTGCCAAGATCACCGTGTTAGCTAAAATCTTGCCGAGAATGTAGCCGGCCCGAGTTATGGGCTTGCTTATGGCAATTCTTATTGTCCCCTTCTCGACTTCGGAGTTTATTGCAGTTGCACCAAGGAGTAGTGCGAGTATAGAAACAAAAAAGCCTACCATGCCCTTAACAGCATTAATAAGACTGCTTACCAAGTACTCCTCCGTGTAACCTTTACCAAAGAACTCTCCAGAAGCCTTTATTCCATAGAGCACCGGCAAATACAGAACCATCATGATAAGGACTATTATCCAGAACTTCTTTGTTCTTAGACTCTGCTTGAGCTCGAGCCTGAAGCTCCAGAGCATGCTATCACCTCCAGTCGATACGGGCAAAATGAGATATAGTAGTATAAAAATTTTTCTGTGTCTTGGAATATGAATTAACCTCACAACTGAATGAGGAAAGGATTAAATTCCAGCGAGATAAAGAAAGAGTGGGGAAGGCCATGGGAATAGTAAGGGCTCATCTAAGGATTTACGGGAGAGTCCAGGGCGTCGGATTCAGATGGAGCATGCAGAGAGAGGCGAAGAAGCTTGGCGTCAACGGATGGGTCAGAAACCTGCCGGACGGCAGCGTCGAGGCGGTACTAGAAGGAGAGGAAGAGAGAGTCGAGGCCCTCATAGGCTGGGCCCACCAAGGGCCACCCCTCGCCAGGGTCACGCGGGTGGAGATAGAATGGGAGGAACCCAAGGGGGAGAAGGGGTTCAAGGTTGTTGGGTGACTGCGAGAGGTAGCTTTCTGGGGCAGTATTTGACCTCACACTTGGGACATATCATCTTCTCCCTATTTTTCTCCGGTGTGTGGATGACTATCTTCTCGAGGGTGGTCTCTGCCCTAAGAGCCGTAAAGATGTCGAAAGGAAGGATTCCATCTATAACGACATAAACTTTGCTATCACTCTCGTAGGGATTCCTGCCGGATATCTCAACGACCCTTATGCCGTGCTCCGCGAGAAGGGAGAATAGCTTTGCTATGGCCCTCTCATAGGAGCCCTTCTGAATAGTCAGCTCAAGAACCTCCCAACCCATTAGGGGGGCGACTGAGATAAGAGTCGAGGTTGGGCTTATGTTCTCGAAGAGTATCTTGAGAGCAGGCTTCGACTCGATGTACTCTATGGTATGATAA belongs to Pyrococcus yayanosii CH1 and includes:
- a CDS encoding metallophosphoesterase, which gives rise to MIVAVTDIHGNASMVKKLADELSGLDFEMILIAGDVTHFGNGVEAKKILEPLLDLGRPVLAVMGNCDGRDVSEALEELGISVHNRRIEINGKGVVGFGGSNITPFSTVWEFTEEEIKRGLEKNYRAGDIILTHAPPHGTSLDRTVSGLHVGSQALRKFIEERRPPLVVCGHIHEGRGVDVIGETVAVNPGPLFRGYYALIENRKVELRRLR
- a CDS encoding ABC transporter ATP-binding protein, whose product is MAILKIEGLVKRYGSVKALDGLNLELREGKIYGFLGPNGAGKTTTILSVLGLIRPQEGMIELFSTEVFSRGKFRERSLIEAKKRIGYMPEHATLWEFLTPFQTLELIGEAFGLPKAEREKRIEELLKLVDLWNVRNKKVGKFSKGMRQRLLLAQALINDPDLLILDEPMTGLDPAGIAEFKEIIREQRKAGKTVFFSSHILAHVEEICDTVGVIVKGRLIREDALNNIKREFLREAGYIIMLETNKPVSFESVEWKVEEVGPNRYRIIAPEDVREAVHDLVVSQGAKILMMQVREPSLEEIFLKMVRPT
- a CDS encoding ABC transporter permease is translated as MLWSFRLELKQSLRTKKFWIIVLIMMVLYLPVLYGIKASGEFFGKGYTEEYLVSSLINAVKGMVGFFVSILALLLGATAINSEVEKGTIRIAISKPITRAGYILGKILANTVILALAILLSSLVAVFGIKYLGIDLTTSLLRDTILMNLVLLLAMIQLLALGYLLSTMIKSSSGAMGAALVLFFLLALISPALVEYKAYIDAEKVVEKKLGPIEVPQLNGNITEEEWTAYEEKMKLLEAERQRLSREYKTEFLFFNPNAQLNIIFGNLSKLEHVVVRNVTYYKATELGTPDYSSGPVKVEVNVTKGEGYCSGGSTSAGREFTEQTFTGSEYYVAVIKEECTITYSYQGVAYSVSRNILNLGILAAMTFVYLGLAVFRFGKIDLR
- a CDS encoding acylphosphatase: MGIVRAHLRIYGRVQGVGFRWSMQREAKKLGVNGWVRNLPDGSVEAVLEGEEERVEALIGWAHQGPPLARVTRVEIEWEEPKGEKGFKVVG